The following proteins are co-located in the Cydia fagiglandana chromosome 2, ilCydFagi1.1, whole genome shotgun sequence genome:
- the LOC134676927 gene encoding nematocyst expressed protein 4-like isoform X2 has product MSTGTLLLALALLALLVALVACCCRRRKAQGQVLSPPPPAPPGPLQAVQAPYPQQQYAPAPYPVATSYPTQSAAPYPTAAPYPAAAPYPASAGPMPVPGGGYPAPFPAPYPSATPYPAAPFPQPLSDAHYPTAPSAPEAHALPPSYEQATGTKNPPYPMH; this is encoded by the exons ATGAGCACGGGCACGCTCCTGCTGGCGCTGGCGCTTCTGGCGCTGCTGGTGGCGCTGGTGGCCTGCTGCTGCCGCCGGCGTAAGGCGCAGGGGCAGGTGCTGTCGC ccccgccgcccgcgccgccgggGCCCCTGCAAGCGGTGCAGGCGCCCTACCCACAGCAGCAATACGCGCCTGCACCTTACCCTG TTGCTACATCGTATCCGACACAATCGGCCGCACCGTATCCGACGGCCGCGCCGTATCCAGCGGCGGCGCCGTATCCTGCGAGCGCGGGCCCCATGCCCGTGCCGGGCGGCGGGTACCCGGCGCCGTTCCCGGCCCCGTACCCCAGCGCGACCCCGTACCCGGCCGCCCCGTTCCCGCAGCCCCTGTCCGACGCGCACTACCCGACCGCGCCTAGCGCGCCAGAGGCTCATG CGTTGCCGCCGTCGTACGAGCAGGCGACAGGAACCAAGAACCCTCCGTACCCCATGCACTAA
- the LOC134676927 gene encoding nematocyst expressed protein 4-like isoform X1, with amino-acid sequence MLSSDSSEDYYEISSEMSDDYDHFFDQFKSRAMSTGTLLLALALLALLVALVACCCRRRKAQGQVLSPPPPAPPGPLQAVQAPYPQQQYAPAPYPVATSYPTQSAAPYPTAAPYPAAAPYPASAGPMPVPGGGYPAPFPAPYPSATPYPAAPFPQPLSDAHYPTAPSAPEAHALPPSYEQATGTKNPPYPMH; translated from the exons ATGTTGAGTTCAGATTCTTCAGAAGACTATTACGAGATCTCAAGCGAGATGTCAGACGACTACGACCACTTTTTCGACCAGTTCAAG AGCCGAGCGATGAGCACGGGCACGCTCCTGCTGGCGCTGGCGCTTCTGGCGCTGCTGGTGGCGCTGGTGGCCTGCTGCTGCCGCCGGCGTAAGGCGCAGGGGCAGGTGCTGTCGC ccccgccgcccgcgccgccgggGCCCCTGCAAGCGGTGCAGGCGCCCTACCCACAGCAGCAATACGCGCCTGCACCTTACCCTG TTGCTACATCGTATCCGACACAATCGGCCGCACCGTATCCGACGGCCGCGCCGTATCCAGCGGCGGCGCCGTATCCTGCGAGCGCGGGCCCCATGCCCGTGCCGGGCGGCGGGTACCCGGCGCCGTTCCCGGCCCCGTACCCCAGCGCGACCCCGTACCCGGCCGCCCCGTTCCCGCAGCCCCTGTCCGACGCGCACTACCCGACCGCGCCTAGCGCGCCAGAGGCTCATG CGTTGCCGCCGTCGTACGAGCAGGCGACAGGAACCAAGAACCCTCCGTACCCCATGCACTAA
- the LOC134671974 gene encoding uncharacterized protein LOC134671974, translated as MGRGGGVPPSRPPSQTAYFVALAGVALLLLMLCCYFLYFCIKKINELSEHESLCGAPVSRAQTTPARTDAYPVQPVVRDSATAMAKLCKELPSGGGRGTVFPAATSPAALLADNSAGGARGGSLASGSDGATLSDDTATTGTSMESPPPAIAPIPDR; from the exons AtggggcgcggcggcggcgtgccTCCCTCCCGGCCTCCCTCGCAGACGGCCTACTTCGTGGCCCTGGCCGGAGTAGCGCTGCTGCTGCTTATGCTGTGCTGCTACTTCCTCTACTTCTGCATCAAGAAGATCAATG AACTTTCGGAGCACGAATCATTATGTGGTGCACCTGTTTCTCGCGCTCAAACCACGCCCGCGCGCACCGACGCATACCCCGTGCAGCCAG TGGTGAGGGACAGTGCAACAGCGATGGCGAAGTTATGCAAGGAGCTGCCGAGTGGCGGCGGGCGGGGCACCGTATTCCCCGCGGCGACGTCGCCCGCGGCCCTGCTGGCGGACAAcagcgcgggcggcgcgcgcggcgggtcGCTGGCGTCAGGCAGCGATGGCGCCACCCTCAGCGACGATACCGCCACTACCGGCACTAGCATGGAGTCCCCACCGCCGGCCATCGCGCCGATACCTGACAGATAA